The Arachidicoccus terrestris genome includes the window CGGAAAGGTTGCCGGCTGCCCTCTTTCAACGGAGCTGTCAAAGACAGTTCCGTCAATAACTGTTCCGTGATAATGACAAGTCACCTGATCAGCAGCAGAAGGCTTTTCTCCTTCTCCCATTGTCAACACCTGATATTGCAAGCCGCTTTCCAGGCTAATCACCCCTTCTTTTTTTGCGTTTTCTGCCAGGAACTCCTGCCCCGCCTGTAGATTTTCGGCTGCTTTTTTTTGATTGCGCTGAAATAACATATCTGCGATACCCATAGAAATAAAAATGATTTTTAGTTTGAGAAATTAGGCTACAAAAATAGACGATTCTACGTGAAATAGGCGAAAAAATGAGCCTTGGCCCGGATATCCACAGGCGCTAAAGTTCCGTGGGTATAAAAAAGCGCCGAACGGACAACATAATTTTAGCAAAATTGCCTACATTCGATACTTAATTTTTTGCTATGCGCAGGTACAACTCTACATTTTCTACGCCTCTTTATTTATTAGCTGCAGGAATGCTGGTTTTTGGGCCCCTGAAAGCCCAGAAATATGATGCTCACGCGGCATTCGCTCCAAATTTGTATACACAATCGGGTAATGAATTCAGAAGCGGTAACGGTGACCCCGGTCCCAAATACTGGCAGAACAGAGCCGATTATCAGATTAAGGCATCTTTTGACAGCAGTTCCCATGTATTAAAAGGTGTAGCTGAAATAGACTACACGAATAATAGCGGTGACAATCTTCCTTATATATGGCTGGAACTGGATCAGAATACCGAGAAACCAGATGCGCTGTCCAATATCCTGAACCCTTCCAAGAAAGAACTGGCACCTGATCTGGGCTTCCACTTTACCAAAGTACAGATTGGAGCCCGCGGTAACTGGCAGGATGTAAAATATCATGTGGAAGGTACGCGCATGCAACTTATTTTGCCTCAGGTCCTGAAAGGTGCCGGCGCCAAGTTGCAGATCAGGCTGGATTACTCCTTCGAATTGCAATCATCTTCCGCCGGAGACCGGGCTGGCTATATGGCTACTCCAGAAGGAACCATTTTTGAATTCGGCTATTGGTTTCCCCGCGTCTGTGTCTATGATGATCAAAGAGGATGGAATACGCTGCCTTTTATCGGCGGTGGAGAGTTCTATTTTGAATATGGCGATATGGATTATACCATCACGGCCCCTTCAGGGATGTTAGCCGTAGGTGCCGGTGCATTAATGAATGCAGGTGAAGCGCTGGACACTAAACTGTATGACAGGCTTCAAAAAGCAAAGACCTCTGATAAGACAGTTATCATCAGAACAAAAGAAGATGTCAAAAACGGTGTAGCCACCAAACAAAAAAATGGCACCACCACCTGGCATTTTCAGATGAAAAACACACGTGACGTAGCGTTTGCCTTATCTACAGCATTTATTTGGGATGGCGCAAAGATTAATCTGCCCAGTGGCAAAACCAGTTTTGCCCAGTCCGTATACCCGATCAGCAGTGCCCGGTCTGACAGTAGCTGGGTCCGCGCCACCGAATTTCTTAAAGCATCTGTAGAAGATTTTTCAACCCGCTGGTTTGAATATCCATACCCCGAGGCGACCAATGTCGCCGGCCCGATTGGCGGAATGGAATATCCGGGGCTTACCTTCGACCATCACAGTGTCAGTGGAAAGGTGCTGTTTATGTTAGTCTCCCATGAAATCGGTCACACCTGGTTCCCCATGATCGTGGGTTCAGATGAAAGGCGGGTACCCTTTATGGATGAAGGCTTCAATACCTTTATCGATATCTATGCGCAGCAGTATTTTAATAAGGGAGAATTTGCACCGAAAAGAGATGGAGAATATGCACCCGGCGGAGGGAATCCTGCAGATGAGATCGTTCCTGTCATCAAAGAAGTGCAAAACGGGCCGACACTCATGACACCTCCGGACTGGCAAGATTATAAATTTGTGCATCCCATGAGCTATTTCAAAACAGCTTTCGGTCTGGTGCTCTTAAGAGAAGTTATACTCGGGCCTGAGCGTTTTGATTACGCGTTCAGACATTATACAGCTAAATGGGCTTATAAACATCCAATGCCCACGGACTTTTTCAGAAGTATGGAAAATGGTGCCGGAGAAGATCTGGGCTGGTTCTGGAGAGGCTGGTTCTATAATAACTGGCAATTAGACCAGGCCGTCACCAAAGTGGATTACGTAGATGATGACCCTACCAAAGGTGCACTTATCACCATTAAAAATAAAGAACAATTACCCATGCCGGTAACGGTGACCATCCAGCAAAGCAAAGGCGCCGCAATTGATGTGCAACTGCCTGTAGAGATATGGCAAAGGGGTGACAGTTGGACCTTCAAGGTGAATTCAACTTCCAAACTGAAGCGCGTGCAGTTAGATCCAAAAGCCGTTCTACCTGACCTAGATCGCAGCAACAACCGTTGGGAACCATAAAATCTCTAATTTGGGCACTTTTTAACCAATTTATTCGTGTATATTTGAAAGTCGGCAGATTTTTTGCTGATGAAAAAGTCAAATTGACGGGGGTTACTATCATTTATTGGAGCAGTAGGAAATATTATCAGAATAATTCATACTCCGCAAGTAACCTGCAAGTCACGTTCATTAATAAAGTGCAATGAAATAAGTCAGGCCTGGTTTCTTATTTTGGTTTTTAGCCGGCTAATTTCCGTATAGACGATACAATCAAGTTTATTTGAAAGGATGAAAACCAGACATTCACGCTCCTTTTCACTACCGGTTTACCTGTTACTGGCAATAGGTAGTGTTTCTATCTTCTCCTGCAGCAGTGTACGTAAAACAAGTACCTCTGCTGCCAAAACCACCCAAAGCGGGCCGCGGTTTCTGGATGACATCCGTGTCAATCCTGGCGACCGGATATCTTCCAGGAACAAGAGTTACGGATATACAGAAAAGGTACCTGAAGACAAGGAACCTGCGGAGGAACCCGGCGCGAACCTAACCCTTAATGAAGCGACCCTTGTCCGTAAATATGCTGACATATTAGGCGTTGACGATAAAAAGGTAAATAATATTGATCTTATTGAAGAGATCGACGATTGGTACGGCACACCCTATAGATATGGCGGCAGCTCAAAAAACGGAATAGATTGCTCTGCGTTTTCCAGGACCCTCTTTAATGATGTATTCAATGCGGCTATTCCCCGTACCGCACAGGAACAGTATGATTATTGTGACCATATTAAAAAAAGCCAGTTAAAGCAAGGTGATTTAGTCTTTTTTCATACCACCGGAGGCGGTAGAATTACCCATGTAGGCGTTTATCTGCAAAATGGCAAGTTTGTACACGCATCTACCAGTTCCGGTGTGATGATCAGCGACCTTGATGACTACTATTGGCGCCGCGTCTACAGGGCAGCAGGCAGACTACCGAAAGCCGAGCTGACTAAAAATTAATTCAATTAGAGCTGCCGACAGCACACTTCAAAGAACTTTCAAGGCTATACTCCCAATTTGTTGTAACTTTAGTAGTACAATAGTACTCTAATTAGAAAACAACTATAGCCATGGCAGAAGAAGTGCAACAACAGGAACAGGAACATCAGGT containing:
- a CDS encoding M1 family metallopeptidase, producing the protein MRRYNSTFSTPLYLLAAGMLVFGPLKAQKYDAHAAFAPNLYTQSGNEFRSGNGDPGPKYWQNRADYQIKASFDSSSHVLKGVAEIDYTNNSGDNLPYIWLELDQNTEKPDALSNILNPSKKELAPDLGFHFTKVQIGARGNWQDVKYHVEGTRMQLILPQVLKGAGAKLQIRLDYSFELQSSSAGDRAGYMATPEGTIFEFGYWFPRVCVYDDQRGWNTLPFIGGGEFYFEYGDMDYTITAPSGMLAVGAGALMNAGEALDTKLYDRLQKAKTSDKTVIIRTKEDVKNGVATKQKNGTTTWHFQMKNTRDVAFALSTAFIWDGAKINLPSGKTSFAQSVYPISSARSDSSWVRATEFLKASVEDFSTRWFEYPYPEATNVAGPIGGMEYPGLTFDHHSVSGKVLFMLVSHEIGHTWFPMIVGSDERRVPFMDEGFNTFIDIYAQQYFNKGEFAPKRDGEYAPGGGNPADEIVPVIKEVQNGPTLMTPPDWQDYKFVHPMSYFKTAFGLVLLREVILGPERFDYAFRHYTAKWAYKHPMPTDFFRSMENGAGEDLGWFWRGWFYNNWQLDQAVTKVDYVDDDPTKGALITIKNKEQLPMPVTVTIQQSKGAAIDVQLPVEIWQRGDSWTFKVNSTSKLKRVQLDPKAVLPDLDRSNNRWEP
- a CDS encoding C40 family peptidase, which produces MKTRHSRSFSLPVYLLLAIGSVSIFSCSSVRKTSTSAAKTTQSGPRFLDDIRVNPGDRISSRNKSYGYTEKVPEDKEPAEEPGANLTLNEATLVRKYADILGVDDKKVNNIDLIEEIDDWYGTPYRYGGSSKNGIDCSAFSRTLFNDVFNAAIPRTAQEQYDYCDHIKKSQLKQGDLVFFHTTGGGRITHVGVYLQNGKFVHASTSSGVMISDLDDYYWRRVYRAAGRLPKAELTKN
- a CDS encoding FKBP-type peptidyl-prolyl cis-trans isomerase, giving the protein MGIADMLFQRNQKKAAENLQAGQEFLAENAKKEGVISLESGLQYQVLTMGEGEKPSAADQVTCHYHGTVIDGTVFDSSVERGQPATFPLNRVIKGWTEGLQLMPVGSKFRFFIPADLAYGERAVSAVIGPNSTLIFDVELLGINP